Within the Desulfurellaceae bacterium genome, the region TGTAGCGGCCGAGGAGTTCGTGACCGGTCCGGGCGAGACCGTTCTGGGGCCGGATGAAATCCTGGTGGACATCCGTATTCCGGCTCCCCAGGGCCAGACGGCCGACTGTTATCAACGTTTCATTCCGCGTAACGAGATGGATATTGCGGTGGTCGGCGTTGGCTCGTGTGTGGCGCTCGACGGCGATACCTGTACGGCGGCGCGGATCGGCCTGGGCGCGGTGGCGCCGACCCAGCTGTTTGCCGAGGAGGCCAGCGTCTATCTGGTCGGCAAGCCGCTCACCGACGAGAATATCGCCCGGGCGGCTGAGCTGGCCCAGGGCATTGCCCGGCCCATCTCGGATATGCGCGGCACGGCCGAGTTTCGGACCCATTTGGTTGGCGTGTTAACGCGCCGGACGCTGAAACAGGCGGGTGATCGAGCCCGCGCAAAGGCCTAATACGCCGGACGTGAGCGGGGGGAGGGCGAAGCGGGTGACAGCCCGGGTTCACCCGGTCCCCGAGACATACGGCGCTCTCAACGAGGAAGGCAGGAGAAATATGGCAAGAAAGGTCCACGTTCAAACGACACTCAATGGCGAAGTTGCGGAGTTCCTGTGCGAGCCCCGCCAGAGCTTGCTCGAAGTGCTGCGCGATGAACTCGGTTTTACCGGCTCGAAAGAAGGCTGTCTGACTGGCGACTGCGGAGCCTGTAGCGTAATCATCAACGGCCGTACCTCGTGTTCGTGTCTGGTGCTCGGGGTTGAGGCCGAAGGCCAGGAGATCACGACGGTTGAGGGCTTGGCCGACGGCGATACCCTCCATCCGCTCCAGCAGAAGTTTCTGGAGCACGCCGCCCTGCAGTGCGGGATTTGTACGCCCGGTTTTCTGGTGACGGCCAAGGCGCTGCTGGATAGCAACCCCAACCCCAGCGAACATGAGGTGCGTTACGCCCTGGCCGGCAATCTGTGTCGCTGCACGGGCTACGATAAGATTGTGAAAGCGGTGTTGGACGCCGCTTCTGTCATGCAAGGGAGGTAAGCAATGGCGCAACAAGAGGCGAAATTCAAGGTCATCGGAACCCGTCCGATTCGGCACGACGGGGTGGATAAGGTCACCGGCCGGGCCAAGTATGGGGCAGATATCGATCTGCCCGGCCTGCTGCACGGCAAGGTGCTGCGCAGCCCCCACGCCCATGCCCGGATCAAATCCATCGATGCGTCGGCCGCGCTCGCCCTGCCCGGTGTGAAAGCGGTTATTACCAGTGCGGATCTGCCGGATCTGCCCGGCGGCGTGGTGCCCATGGGCGAGCTGCCAATGAACCCCCGCCATCTGTCGCTGAACGTACTGGCCCGCGATAAGGCGCTGTACGACGGACACGCGGTAGCGGCCGTGGCGGCGACCAACCCGCATATCGCCGAAGAGGCGGCCAAGCTCATCAAGGTCGACTATGAGGTCTTGCCCCACGTCCAGAGTGTGGTGGACGCCATGCAGGACGACGCGCCGATCCTGTTGTCCGATGTGCGGATTGAGGAGAAGGGCGATCAAGAGACAAACATTGCCAGCCATGTGAAATTTGAGCGGGGCGATCTGGAGGCCGGTTTTGCCGCCGCCGACGAGATCGTCGAGCGCGAGTTCGATACCGCGATGGTCCACCAGGGGTATATCGAGCCGCACAACGCGGTCGCCCAGCACAATTCCGACGGCCGCTCCACGATCTGGGTCAGCACCCAGGGCGCGTTTACCGCCCGCGACCAGACGGCCATGATTCTGGATATCCCGGCCAGTTCGATGAAGGTCGTGCCGGCCGAGATCGGCGGCGGTTTTGGCGGTAAGATTTCGGTTTATCTGGAGCCGCTGGCGCTGGTGTTGTCCAAGAAGACCGGCAAGCCGGTCAAGATGGTGATGAGCCGTGGCGATGTCCTGCGCGCCACCGGACCGACCTCGGGTTCGCACATCAAGGTCAAAATGGGCGCCACGAAAGACGGCAAGATCACCGCAGCCCAGATCTGGATGGCCTACGAGGGTGGCGCCTTTCCCGGCGCGCCGGTCGGGGCGGGCTGTATGACCGTGCTGGCCCCATACGATTTGGAAAACCTCCAGATCGACGGCTATGACGTGCTGGTCAATAAGCCCAAGACGGCCGCCTATCGCGCCCCGGGGTCGAGCAATTCGTCCTTTGCCGGCGAGACGGTGGTCGACGAACTGGCCGAAAAGCTCGGTTTTGACCCGCTCGAATTCCGCCGCATCAACGGCGCCAAAGAAGGCACGGCCCAGCCGGCCGGACCACAGTTCGGCAAGATCGGCTATCTGGAAACCCTGGATGCAGCCCAGAACAGCGACCACTACAAGTCTGCCAAGCCGCAGTCCGGCAACGGCAAGAAGCGCGGCCGCGGGGTGGCCTCGGGCTTCTGGTTCAACGCCGGATTTCAGTCCAGCGCAACCGTCAATATCAATAGCGACGGCACGGCCAACGTGGTCACCGGCTCGACCGATATCGGTGGCACCCGGGCCTCGTGTGCGATGATCGCCGCCGAGGTGCTGGGTCTGAAGGCCGAAGAAGTCCATCCGGTTGTGGCCGATACGGAGTCCATCGGTCATACCGATATGACCGGCGGCAGCCGGGTGACCTTTGCCACCGGGACGGCCGTGTACGAAGCCGCCCAGGATGTGGTCAACCAGCTCAAGGAACGCGCGGCAAAGGTGTGGAAGGTTGAGACCAAAGACGTGGTGTTCCAGGACGGGGCGGTGTCGTGTCCCAGCGACGAGAAGAACGAGCCCATGGACCTCAAGGAGCTGGCTACCAAATTGCCCAGGACCGGCGGACCGGTGTCGGGTCGGGCCCAGGTCAACCCGCGCGGAGTCGGGCCGGCGTTTGCGACCCATGTGGTGGACGTCGAGGTCGATCCCGAAACCGGCAAGGTCGATATTCTGCGCTACACGGCCACCCAGGACGTTGGTACGGCCATCCATCCGAGCTATGTCGAGGGTCAGATCCAGGGCGCGGTAGCCCAGGGCGTGGGCTGGGGTCTCAACGAAGAATACTTCTACGATGAGAACGGCACGCTGCGCAACGCCGGCTTTCTGGACTACCGGATGCCGACCTGCCTCGATCTGCCGATGATCGAGACGATCCTGGTCGAGGTGCCCAACCCGGGGCATCCGGTTGGCGTCCGGGGCGTGGGTGAGGTGCCGATTATCCCGCCACCGGCTGCCTTGGCCAACGCCATCCACAACGCCCTCGGGGTACGCATGGAAGAGCTGCCGATGTCGCCGGGCAAAATCGCCAAGGCGGTCATCGAGCAGGGCTAGGCGCCCGCTGACACCCCCCCTCCGTCCGGGAGGGGGAAAGCGCATGTATGGCCTCAACCGTCTTCATTCCTGCCCTGATGCGAAAGCTGTCGGGCGGCAAAGACCGCACAACGGCGACGGGTAC harbors:
- a CDS encoding xanthine dehydrogenase family protein subunit M is translated as MQAFTYDAPTSLSQALSQLAAAGDTGRLLAGGTDLIIQMRAGVKQPGVIIDAKTIPELQGCTFSAQDGLRLGASYPCCKFIEDATMQQHYPGLVEAAGLIGSDQILSRASVGGNLCNGSPAADTPPVLIALGASCHIAGPNGERDVAAEEFVTGPGETVLGPDEILVDIRIPAPQGQTADCYQRFIPRNEMDIAVVGVGSCVALDGDTCTAARIGLGAVAPTQLFAEEASVYLVGKPLTDENIARAAELAQGIARPISDMRGTAEFRTHLVGVLTRRTLKQAGDRARAKA
- a CDS encoding (2Fe-2S)-binding protein gives rise to the protein MARKVHVQTTLNGEVAEFLCEPRQSLLEVLRDELGFTGSKEGCLTGDCGACSVIINGRTSCSCLVLGVEAEGQEITTVEGLADGDTLHPLQQKFLEHAALQCGICTPGFLVTAKALLDSNPNPSEHEVRYALAGNLCRCTGYDKIVKAVLDAASVMQGR
- a CDS encoding xanthine dehydrogenase family protein molybdopterin-binding subunit; the protein is MAQQEAKFKVIGTRPIRHDGVDKVTGRAKYGADIDLPGLLHGKVLRSPHAHARIKSIDASAALALPGVKAVITSADLPDLPGGVVPMGELPMNPRHLSLNVLARDKALYDGHAVAAVAATNPHIAEEAAKLIKVDYEVLPHVQSVVDAMQDDAPILLSDVRIEEKGDQETNIASHVKFERGDLEAGFAAADEIVEREFDTAMVHQGYIEPHNAVAQHNSDGRSTIWVSTQGAFTARDQTAMILDIPASSMKVVPAEIGGGFGGKISVYLEPLALVLSKKTGKPVKMVMSRGDVLRATGPTSGSHIKVKMGATKDGKITAAQIWMAYEGGAFPGAPVGAGCMTVLAPYDLENLQIDGYDVLVNKPKTAAYRAPGSSNSSFAGETVVDELAEKLGFDPLEFRRINGAKEGTAQPAGPQFGKIGYLETLDAAQNSDHYKSAKPQSGNGKKRGRGVASGFWFNAGFQSSATVNINSDGTANVVTGSTDIGGTRASCAMIAAEVLGLKAEEVHPVVADTESIGHTDMTGGSRVTFATGTAVYEAAQDVVNQLKERAAKVWKVETKDVVFQDGAVSCPSDEKNEPMDLKELATKLPRTGGPVSGRAQVNPRGVGPAFATHVVDVEVDPETGKVDILRYTATQDVGTAIHPSYVEGQIQGAVAQGVGWGLNEEYFYDENGTLRNAGFLDYRMPTCLDLPMIETILVEVPNPGHPVGVRGVGEVPIIPPPAALANAIHNALGVRMEELPMSPGKIAKAVIEQG